GGTAAATAATCAACCAATCACCTCTTGATACTTGCTAGGATCCTATTTACGATCCCGTATGAAATATAAAACAAGTTGCTCTTTAGTTTCTGGCACCGAGTCATACGGATATTGAGAGCAAAATGGGTTCGCCGAGAAAATCTCCCAAGAAATCGCCCAAGAAAAGGGCAAGAAAAGCAGTTAGCTCACACCCAACATGTGCTGCCATGGTGCAAGCTGCAATCGCTGGCTTGAAGGAAAGAGGTGGTTCTTCTCTTCCAGCAATCAAGAAATACATCGCTGCCAATTACAAATGCGATGTAGCCAAATTGAATTCCTTCATCAAGGCCGCCATTCGCAACGGTGTAGCCAAGGGTACGCTAGTGCAGGTCAAGGGAAAAGGAGCGAGCGGTTCATTCCGTCTGGGTAAAAGGAGTCCGGATGCTGCACAAGCTAAAGCCAAGAGAGCCAAGGCAGCACAACGCAAAAAGGCAGCTGTCCAAAAGAGAAAGGCCAAGAGAGCAGCATCAAGAGCGAAGAAAACTGCAGCAAAGAAGGCAAAACGAGCAGCCAAGGCGGCAAAGAGAGCCACAAAGAAGAAGGCCAAGAAGCCGAAGAAGAAAGCTACCAAGAAATCGGCTAAGCCAAAGAAGAGAGCAGCACCAAAGAAGAAGGCTGCGTCCAAGAAAGCGAGGAAGACAAAGCCAAAGAGGAAGTCTTCACCTAAGAAGAAGGCAGCAAAGAGAACTTCGGCAAAGAAGTAGATCTTTTATCAGCCATAAAAAAacccaacggctcttttcagagccaccaattcaTCTAAAAGAGCAATGACCCACTGTCCTAAAacctattcatcatgttcatttgatGATCCGATGTTCAAATTTAAATCAGaggatacaaaataacaaaatatagcaAACATGTAGGCCATGTTTTCAGAGAGACGCGCATTTTCAACtaaaattttctaatattttggtttaaaaatacacacaattagataggcctacaatattaattttgaaacTTCCAAAAGGTCTACTCTAATTTTCATAagatcattataattattgtaaatttattcattttattgtaGTATACGTTTATAGTTAGGGAGTAGGCCTATCATGTTGTTTTATTTATATGATCAATTAACTTTTAGTgaactgaaaagaacaaaatggaatgaagtaataaaaaaaaaaaaaatgtttgaaaataataaaCGCTATCAATAATGTTCATGTTCCATGATTGCCACCATTAAACATGGTTAATCTCAACGAACaaaatagaattttgaaaatgagtacgtcatgtaaaaaaaaaaaagagattcaACATTTTCAATATCTTTTCACCTTCTTTACATGTCTGACATAAGAATCATTTCTCTTTTTTGTTTGTGGtgtctctgaaaagagccgtttggtttaaTCCAACTAAGAGGGTTTACTTGGACTTGGTACGTTTTGGAAGGAGTACAGCCTGAATGTTGGGTAGTACACCTCCTTGGGCAATGGTCACTCCACCTAGCAGCCTGTTCAGTTCTTCGTCGTTGCGAACGGCTAGCTGCAAATGACGTGGGTTGATCCTGGACTTCTTGTTGTCTCGAGCTGCGTTGCCTGCCAATTCCAGAATTTCTGCCGTTAAATATTCCATCACGGCAGCCAGATAAACAGGGGCACCGGCACCCACCCGCTCTGAGTAGTTACCTTTCCGCAAGAAACGGTGAACACGACCCACTGGGAATTGCAACCCAGCTCTGCTAGATCGGCTCCTAGCCTTGCTCTTTGCTTTTCCTTTACCACGACCAGACATTTTCACACCTTTATCAAAACACTGCAATGATGATGCAAACGTAATCGATCGGTGACAAAGTTTGTTTTATACCATACCCGAATTTGTTTCAAAAGCTCAAAAAAGGATCCTGAAACGTTAAAGAATAAAAGATTGACGTGGATTGGTCAAAAGAATAAATCTTTCaaccaataaaataattatttgcgtATTTAATTTTTTGATTGGTTCGCAAACAACGCGCCAAATATACGGAGAAAAACTAAAAACTTTGATGGATCTGACCAGCGGCAGCCATAAAGATATCGTCCAATCAAAAATTAGTTGAACCGAGCGAccctctgattggttgaaagttatCTAGCTCAAGATCCCTGTGCCAGCATATAAAAACGAGAATACCCGCGTTGCCGGCAATTGCTGATTTTATGTTTcagttgaaaattgaaatttgtgcctTTTGAGACAAGTAAAATGCCTCCCAAAAGTCCGACAAGAAGTGGAA
The Amphiura filiformis unplaced genomic scaffold, Afil_fr2py scaffold_350, whole genome shotgun sequence genome window above contains:
- the LOC140145515 gene encoding late histone H2A.1-like; amino-acid sequence: MSGRGKGKAKSKARSRSSRAGLQFPVGRVHRFLRKGNYSERVGAGAPVYLAAVMEYLTAEILELAGNAARDNKKSRINPRHLQLAVRNDEELNRLLGGVTIAQGGVLPNIQAVLLPKRTKSK
- the LOC140145519 gene encoding uncharacterized protein, with the translated sequence MGSPRKSPKKSPKKRARKAVSSHPTCAAMVQAAIAGLKERGGSSLPAIKKYIAANYKCDVAKLNSFIKAAIRNGVAKGTLVQVKGKGASGSFRLGKRSPDAAQAKAKRAKAAQRKKAAVQKRKAKRAASRAKKTAAKKAKRAAKAAKRATKKKAKKPKKKATKKSAKPKKRAAPKKKAASKKARKTKPKRKSSPKKKAAKRTSAKK